The Methylomonas rhizoryzae genome includes the window TGATCGCTCAATCCCATCCATAAATCATGGGTAATACAAGGTTGATCGTTATGACAATTGGCTTTTCCGCCGCATTTGGTCGAATCAACCGGCTCGTCCACGGCTTCGATGATATCCGCCACGTTGATTTCGTAGGCGCCTCGGCTCAGCGTATAACCGCCTCCCGGACCTCTAACGCCTTTAACCATACCGGCTTTGCGCAAGCGGGCGAATAATTGTTCCAGATAAGACAGCGAGATGGTTTGCCGAGTCGCGATATCGGTCAAGGTCACCGGATTTTTCTGGCTATGGTACGCAAGATCAAGCATCGCCGTAACCGCATAGCGTCCTTTAGTCGTGAGTCGCATAGAGCCCCCCTTAGATTAAGCCCATTGAATGTGAGGGCAATATAAATAAACCCAGTAAATCAGTCAAGTATTCACCGCAGGATAAGTTAATCTTTGTCTTTGATCTGACAATCATTTAGTGCCGGTATTTTCTGTTCCCCGCACGAAATGCCCGCTTCGCTCAAAGCAGCACACATCATCTCGATTTGTTTGTCCATTTGATGGATGTGATCCAACATCAAGTTGATCGCATTGGCTACCGGATCAGGCATATCCTTGGCGGTCCCATAGGCGTCGAAACCGATTTTCTGCGCTATGGCATCACGTCTGGCTTGGTCTTGCTTGGCTTTAGGGTCGATGATATGCGCGGGAATTCCGACCACGGTCACCCCATCCGGCACCGACTTGACCACAACCGAATTGGATCCGACTCTAGCGCCTTCGCCTATATCGATAGGCCCTAACACCTTAGCACCGGCTCCGATCACTACGCCGTTTTTTAGGGTTGGATGGCGCTTACCCTTGTTCCAACTAGTCCCGCCAAGGGTAACGCCGTGATACAGAGTACAGTCGTCGCCGATCACCGCCGTTTCTCCTATCACCACTCCCATACCGTGATCGATAAAAAAACGCCTACCGATCAGCGCGCCGGGGTGAATTTCTATGCCGGTCAACCAACGCGACAAAAAAGACAGATAACGGGCCGGCCAGCGCAATCCGCGCTGCCACAACCAATGGCTGCCGCGGTGCAATAACAACGCATGGAACCCGGGATAAGTAGTAATGACTTCGAAAACCGATTGCGCAGCCGGATCACGCGCAAACACGCACTGAACATCCTCTTTAAGACGACTCAACATAAACGGTTATTTCAAATTGTGATTTTGAGAAAAGCGCAAAATTCCGCGCAAAATATCCAATTCCTTGGCATCGAGCTGCGCCCGGTTGAACACTCGCCGCAAGCGGCGCATCATGCTTGTCGAGCGATCGGCCTGCAAAAAGCCTATATCGATCATGGTTTGCTGCAAATGCCGATAAAACCCTTCCATCTGCTCGGCGGACGCCAAGGGCTGCTCTCCTCTGTCCCCGATTGAACTAACGGTTTCTCTACCTGACGCCACAAACAATTCATAACAAACCACCTGCACCGCGGCGGCTAAGTTCAACGAACTGAAATTCGGATTGCAAGGGATACGCAGTAAAAATTGGCATAAATCCAATTCGTGATTTTTCAATCCGTTATTTTCCCTGCCGAACACCAAGGCAATATTGCATTCATTCGTTCCTACCCAACGTTCCGCGCATTCACGGGCTGTCACACTCGGCCAGCTAATGGTTCTATCACGCGCACTGGCGCCTAAGACGATTTCGCAGTCGGCGACAGCGTCGGCTAGACAAGAATAAATTCGGGCGTTTCTCAATACGTCGTCGGCACCGGCAGCACGTGCCGTCGCATCGGCGTGCGGAAACGTTTTGGGATTCACCAAGCGCAGTTGCCCCACGCCCATATTCTTCATGGCGCGGGCGACCGCACCGATATTGCCGGGATGCGAGGTTTCCACCAAAACGACTTTGAATCCACTTAACAAAGGACCCACCGATTCATAAAAAGCCGTCGATTTTAGCAAAAGATTTGCTATTCTATTTAGGATTTACCAGCCACTCCTGCCGTTATGCATCCAATGCTCAACATTGCCGTCCGCGCAGCTCGTAGCGCCGGCGACATCATTCAACGATCTTCCTATCACATCGAAAAACTGACGATAGACCAAAAAAGCCGCAACGATTACGCATCGGAAGTCGACCGCTCCGCCGAACAGGAAATCATCAAGGTATTGCGCGCGGCTTTTCCCGATCACGCCATACTGGCGGAAGAAAGTGGCGCGCACTCCGGCAACGATTATACTTGGGTGATAGACCCGCTGGACGGCACCACCAACTTCCTGCACGGCTTTCCGCAATATGCGGTGTCGATTGCTTTGAAACATAAAAACAAGTTGGAAATCGGCGTCATCTACGACCCGATCCGCGACGAGTTGTTCACTGCCGAACGCGGCGGCGGCGCCATGCTGAACAACCGACGTATCCGGGTAACCAAACAAAACAGCATGCGCGGGGCATTAATCGGCACCGGCTTTCCATTCAAAACCATGGAGCACATAGACGCCTATCTCGGCATGTTCACCGCCATAGCCGCCGACACGGCCGGGATTCGCCGCGCCGGCGCCGCCGCGCTGGACATGGCCTACGTCGCTTGCGGACGCTTAGACGCTTATTGGGAAATCGGCGTGAAGGAATGGGACATCGCCGCAGGCGTGTTGTTGATTCATGAAGCCGGCGGTGTCGCAACCGACTTTTCCTTTAACGACAAATACTTGCAATCCGGCAACATCATAGTCGGCAATCCGCGCATGCATCAATTGATGTATCACGCAATCGAGCCGCACGTCACCGACAAACTAAAATAGTCGGCGCAAGCCTAAACCGGCCAATTCGACGAAAATTGTGACAGGCCAACCTTTTCTCTTATACTTGTTGGTCAAAATTAAAATATTCAGAGGCAATCATGGAAAAACCCTTCATCCTACACATGCTGACTACAGCCAAAAACCTTAGCCCGTTCGACGTCAACATGGCGATGGATGCCGGCTGGATCTCTGCGATTCCTTATATCAACGTCGAACCCAGCGAAGTCAGAGGTTTGGTACAAGACGCCATTTTTTCCCGCAGTCCCAAAGGTTTGAGGCGCACCGCGATTTTCATCGGCGGCCGCGAAACCAAACAAGCGATGGACATGCTAAAGATGGCCAAAAACTCAATGGTCCCACCATTCGAAGTATCGGTATTCGCCGATCCTAGCGGTGCGTTCACAACGGCCGCCGGCATGGTCGCAGCCGTAGAAAAAGAATTAGCGGAAAAATTCAGCACCGATTTAGCCGGCAAAAACGTACTGGCACTGGGCGGCACCGGGCCGGTGGGACAAGCGGCGGCGGTTCTGGCTGCTCAAGCGGGCGCCAATGTACGTATCATTGGGAGACAGCTGGACAAAGCACAACGCATCGCGGAACTGTGCAGCGAAGAATTCGGTGACAGTAAAATCAACATCCTTGCCGGTGTCGACTCCGATAAGCCGGAATATTTAAAAACTACCGACGTAGTATTCGCTACCGGTGCAGCCGGCATCGAATTATTGAGCGCAGAGCAAATTGCCGCAGCGCCGCAACTTAAAGTCGCTGCCGACGTCAATGCCGTTCCACCGGCCGGTATCGCCGGCTTGGATGCTTTCGACAGCGGAAAACCGCTTACCGGTTCCAAAAGCGGAGCGGTCGGCATCGGCGCATTAGCGATAGGCAACATAAAATACCAAGCACAAAGCCGTTTGCTTAAAACCATGCTGGAAAGCGATCAAGCGCTATTTTTGCATTTCGAACATGCATTCAAAGTAGCCAGGGAGTTTATCGAATCCGCCAGCTAACGCGCAAACCAGTGCTATTATTCGTTTAACTAACCAGGAAAATAGTAGATGTCTAAACGCAGCATACTTCACATGTTTGATCCCATGCCGAACAACAGCCCGTTCGACATCAATATGGCGTTAGACGCCGGATTCGATGTGTTGATGCCCTATTCGAACGTTAAACTGGAAAACATCCAGACTCTAACCCAAG containing:
- a CDS encoding Fe-S cluster assembly transcription factor, whose amino-acid sequence is MRLTTKGRYAVTAMLDLAYHSQKNPVTLTDIATRQTISLSYLEQLFARLRKAGMVKGVRGPGGGYTLSRGAYEINVADIIEAVDEPVDSTKCGGKANCHNDQPCITHDLWMGLSDQIRAYLKQISLGQLLEREAVSEVAKRQSKQVEQVVDIQTIKERRMA
- the cysE gene encoding serine O-acetyltransferase; its protein translation is MLSRLKEDVQCVFARDPAAQSVFEVITTYPGFHALLLHRGSHWLWQRGLRWPARYLSFLSRWLTGIEIHPGALIGRRFFIDHGMGVVIGETAVIGDDCTLYHGVTLGGTSWNKGKRHPTLKNGVVIGAGAKVLGPIDIGEGARVGSNSVVVKSVPDGVTVVGIPAHIIDPKAKQDQARRDAIAQKIGFDAYGTAKDMPDPVANAINLMLDHIHQMDKQIEMMCAALSEAGISCGEQKIPALNDCQIKDKD
- a CDS encoding RNA methyltransferase, which gives rise to MLSGFKVVLVETSHPGNIGAVARAMKNMGVGQLRLVNPKTFPHADATARAAGADDVLRNARIYSCLADAVADCEIVLGASARDRTISWPSVTARECAERWVGTNECNIALVFGRENNGLKNHELDLCQFLLRIPCNPNFSSLNLAAAVQVVCYELFVASGRETVSSIGDRGEQPLASAEQMEGFYRHLQQTMIDIGFLQADRSTSMMRRLRRVFNRAQLDAKELDILRGILRFSQNHNLK
- a CDS encoding inositol monophosphatase family protein; translated protein: MHPMLNIAVRAARSAGDIIQRSSYHIEKLTIDQKSRNDYASEVDRSAEQEIIKVLRAAFPDHAILAEESGAHSGNDYTWVIDPLDGTTNFLHGFPQYAVSIALKHKNKLEIGVIYDPIRDELFTAERGGGAMLNNRRIRVTKQNSMRGALIGTGFPFKTMEHIDAYLGMFTAIAADTAGIRRAGAAALDMAYVACGRLDAYWEIGVKEWDIAAGVLLIHEAGGVATDFSFNDKYLQSGNIIVGNPRMHQLMYHAIEPHVTDKLK
- a CDS encoding NAD(P)-dependent methylenetetrahydromethanopterin dehydrogenase, which encodes MEKPFILHMLTTAKNLSPFDVNMAMDAGWISAIPYINVEPSEVRGLVQDAIFSRSPKGLRRTAIFIGGRETKQAMDMLKMAKNSMVPPFEVSVFADPSGAFTTAAGMVAAVEKELAEKFSTDLAGKNVLALGGTGPVGQAAAVLAAQAGANVRIIGRQLDKAQRIAELCSEEFGDSKINILAGVDSDKPEYLKTTDVVFATGAAGIELLSAEQIAAAPQLKVAADVNAVPPAGIAGLDAFDSGKPLTGSKSGAVGIGALAIGNIKYQAQSRLLKTMLESDQALFLHFEHAFKVAREFIESAS